A genomic stretch from Marinimicrobium sp. C6131 includes:
- a CDS encoding glycosyltransferase family 2 protein, translating to MSEPLVSVIIPVYNRQKTIARAIDSVLNQSYKNTEIIVVDDGSIDLTEEVVKNLYRNILYIKKNNGGPASARNIGLKNASGDYIAYLDSDDTWPKDKLLTYIETAKKFRGKNFLIFSDHYRIDKSKKISKHSEYYSNIHDYIYDRMTPLSNPLEKLNLILEPYTFYPSTFMLSKEAHKKLKWRTTPKFNEDLFFVLDASRVCDFIYIDRPLMNYYCTEDSISDSIGESSTGWSELEFEILNTFRKEYMLEVEEEKIIIEKLYKLKRSLFMANLFSLKPVSAIKYGFYLIINRVTYKRFLYKFIK from the coding sequence ATGAGTGAACCATTAGTTTCAGTAATAATACCGGTTTATAACAGGCAGAAAACTATAGCCAGGGCAATAGATTCCGTATTGAATCAATCATACAAAAATACTGAAATTATCGTCGTAGATGACGGCTCAATCGATTTGACAGAAGAGGTTGTAAAGAATTTATACAGAAACATACTTTATATAAAGAAAAATAACGGAGGTCCCGCTTCGGCTAGAAATATAGGTCTAAAAAATGCATCAGGAGATTACATTGCATATCTTGATAGTGATGATACTTGGCCTAAAGATAAGCTATTAACTTATATTGAGACGGCGAAAAAGTTCAGAGGGAAAAATTTTCTAATTTTTTCTGATCACTACAGGATCGATAAGAGTAAAAAGATAAGTAAACACTCTGAATACTACTCGAATATACATGATTATATATATGATCGGATGACACCACTCTCAAACCCTTTGGAAAAACTTAATCTAATATTAGAACCATATACTTTCTACCCTTCAACATTTATGCTCTCGAAAGAGGCGCATAAAAAATTAAAATGGAGAACAACTCCAAAATTCAACGAAGATCTATTCTTTGTGCTTGATGCCTCAAGAGTTTGCGATTTTATTTATATTGATCGACCACTGATGAATTACTATTGCACGGAAGATAGCATTAGTGACTCTATTGGAGAGTCTTCTACAGGGTGGAGTGAACTTGAGTTTGAAATACTCAATACTTTTCGAAAAGAGTACATGCTAGAAGTTGAAGAAGAGAAAATCATTATAGAAAAACTGTATAAGTTGAAGCGCAGCTTGTTTATGGCAAATCTTTTTTCATTAAAGCCTGTAAGCGCTATAAAGTACGGGTTTTATCTAATAATAAATAGAGTTACCTACAAGAGGTTCCTCTATAAATTCATAAAATGA
- a CDS encoding glycosyltransferase yields the protein MTAKYVVITLAIGKSFEEMGKFTHPLMKRYAEKCNAEFIVLDQRKLDKDLGLVTYEKFQVFDYLDGTFDKVLFIDTDVVVCPNAPNLFELCPPGVFAAANEEKYSMSKAHKLITQRVLGAVDWTRPYFNSGVMIFDRKHKDMFNPENPILRKWISCEENNDHIMSDQPILNYLVNHENYDFIDLGYKFNRTRVLKDTHNRFKSYFIHYAGPSGHRYGARLTQIKSDCEVASSSTLFFLSKNFSIFRWTADRFCLSFIEYVYRKIKP from the coding sequence ATGACTGCTAAGTACGTCGTAATTACTCTCGCCATAGGAAAATCATTTGAGGAGATGGGGAAGTTCACCCACCCCCTGATGAAACGATACGCTGAAAAATGCAATGCCGAGTTTATTGTGCTAGATCAAAGAAAACTTGACAAGGATCTAGGTCTGGTTACCTACGAAAAGTTTCAGGTATTTGATTATTTAGATGGAACTTTTGACAAGGTATTATTTATTGATACAGATGTCGTTGTATGCCCAAACGCTCCCAACTTATTTGAATTATGCCCCCCAGGAGTATTTGCTGCTGCAAACGAAGAAAAATACTCAATGTCGAAGGCTCACAAGTTAATTACTCAGCGCGTACTGGGGGCTGTAGATTGGACTCGTCCTTACTTCAACTCCGGCGTTATGATTTTTGATAGGAAGCATAAAGATATGTTCAATCCAGAGAATCCAATCCTGAGGAAATGGATTTCTTGTGAGGAGAACAATGATCACATCATGTCAGATCAACCAATTTTAAACTACTTAGTAAACCATGAAAATTATGATTTTATTGATTTAGGTTACAAATTTAATAGAACTCGCGTTCTTAAGGATACACACAATAGATTCAAGAGCTACTTCATTCATTACGCCGGACCTAGTGGACATAGATACGGAGCTAGATTAACTCAGATAAAATCTGATTGTGAGGTTGCCTCATCTAGTACGCTTTTCTTTCTAAGCAAGAACTTCTCTATTTTCAGATGGACAGCAGATAGATTTTGCTTGTCATTTATTGAGTACGTTTACAGAAAAATAAAACCTTGA
- a CDS encoding glycosyltransferase family 4 protein: MSSKSGLLAVGNFDSNVGYAWRLMERLWCELSRNAKAHNYETHICFPSVSTIPECLKKEGIQINQLDFTSRSILDLIRQISFLKRNSIKVVYLTDFPTYSLRYMLFRLAGVSKIIVHDHTPGVRSRPGYLKASLKRLLNTLPFISCTACFAVSPYIEDRLKLVNCVPERKVHCVTNGISLDQRFIDSPKNNNIVVIVTVARATYYKGIDFAIRTISKLVHHEGVRDIRYVLYGDGPDLIEFRKLADKLNVSDYVHLQGSVDNIAERLLQCDIAFHPSKGEAMSIAILEYMRASIPIVSSDNPSVSSALVHNEFALIYREGCIDEAASALKKLILSKNLRIKMGCSARSKVETDFSESAMLLRFTKAFEKVMDWSPDFNNNKAT, translated from the coding sequence ATGTCTAGTAAATCAGGCCTACTGGCCGTAGGAAACTTTGACTCGAATGTAGGCTACGCCTGGCGGCTTATGGAGCGACTATGGTGTGAGCTTTCTCGAAACGCCAAAGCCCATAATTATGAAACGCATATTTGCTTTCCTAGTGTATCGACAATTCCAGAATGCCTGAAGAAAGAAGGTATTCAGATAAACCAATTGGACTTTACATCTCGGTCAATACTTGACCTAATTCGTCAAATATCTTTTTTGAAACGAAACTCAATTAAAGTTGTTTACTTAACAGATTTCCCTACTTACTCGCTGAGATATATGCTTTTTCGCTTGGCAGGAGTAAGTAAAATTATTGTTCATGACCACACTCCCGGTGTTAGAAGCAGGCCCGGATACTTAAAAGCCTCTCTTAAAAGATTGTTAAATACTCTACCTTTTATATCATGTACCGCATGCTTTGCAGTTAGTCCTTATATTGAAGATCGACTAAAATTAGTCAATTGCGTTCCCGAAAGGAAAGTTCACTGTGTCACAAACGGAATCTCTCTTGACCAAAGATTTATTGATTCACCGAAGAACAACAACATAGTTGTCATTGTAACTGTCGCAAGAGCAACTTATTACAAAGGGATTGATTTTGCGATTCGCACAATATCTAAACTCGTTCATCACGAGGGGGTTCGAGATATTCGGTATGTTTTGTATGGGGACGGCCCGGATTTAATAGAGTTCAGGAAGTTGGCCGATAAGTTGAATGTATCGGATTATGTTCACCTTCAAGGGTCCGTAGACAACATAGCAGAGCGTCTTCTCCAATGCGATATAGCATTTCATCCTTCTAAGGGGGAAGCTATGTCGATTGCTATTCTTGAGTATATGAGAGCCTCCATACCAATAGTTTCCTCCGACAACCCTTCCGTCAGCTCCGCACTTGTCCACAATGAGTTCGCATTAATTTATCGCGAAGGGTGTATTGATGAGGCTGCATCAGCACTTAAGAAACTAATATTATCAAAGAATCTTAGAATTAAAATGGGCTGTTCGGCAAGAAGTAAAGTGGAAACCGACTTCTCAGAAAGTGCCATGCTGTTAAGATTTACCAAGGCTTTTGAAAAAGTGATGGACTGGAGCCCTGACTTCAACAATAACAAGGCAACATAG
- a CDS encoding glycosyltransferase family 2 protein has protein sequence MPFFSVVVPTYNRSEMARDAVQSVLNQDFSDFELIVVDDGSSDNTADIMTSLSNKLHYHRQINGGVASARNAGISLSSGQYICYLDSDDLWPKNKLSTYKLLIDSRQSPAFIFSDFHKHDISLSQPYKVSNTDMFPYILDLANPLGGDHFEISGDHLLELLFRGYPLYPSTFAVRRDVHDHYRWDPGILKSEDFNLVLKISSRYSFTYLHQSLATVRVHGSNKSADFLTKNKINLASMKLYRDLYSPKTKRSLCNHYISQKYFSDGRSYLSQGLKSEGIKSLLHSFKYPENWKRLSQKLISRVQG, from the coding sequence ATGCCGTTTTTTTCCGTAGTAGTTCCTACCTATAACCGTTCGGAAATGGCTCGCGATGCAGTGCAGTCTGTTCTCAATCAGGATTTCTCTGACTTCGAATTAATTGTCGTGGACGATGGATCCAGCGACAACACAGCCGATATAATGACTTCACTTTCGAATAAGCTGCACTATCACCGACAAATCAATGGCGGGGTCGCATCTGCACGTAACGCGGGAATTTCACTATCAAGTGGACAATACATTTGCTACTTGGATAGTGATGATCTATGGCCAAAGAACAAACTATCCACTTACAAATTGCTCATTGACAGCCGGCAGAGCCCAGCCTTTATATTTTCAGATTTTCATAAACATGATATTTCGCTCAGTCAACCTTACAAAGTCTCTAATACTGATATGTTTCCCTACATTCTTGATTTGGCCAATCCTTTAGGGGGGGATCATTTTGAGATTTCTGGTGACCATCTTTTAGAATTACTGTTCCGGGGCTACCCGCTATACCCCTCGACTTTTGCGGTACGGCGGGATGTTCATGATCACTACCGATGGGATCCAGGCATACTGAAATCGGAAGATTTTAATTTAGTTTTGAAAATATCTAGTCGTTATTCATTTACTTATTTACACCAAAGTTTGGCCACTGTTCGAGTACATGGCTCTAATAAATCAGCTGATTTTTTAACCAAGAACAAGATCAATTTAGCCAGCATGAAACTTTATAGAGATCTCTACTCCCCTAAGACAAAACGCTCGCTATGCAATCATTATATTTCGCAAAAGTACTTCTCTGATGGAAGATCGTATTTAAGCCAAGGTTTAAAGTCGGAGGGGATCAAAAGTCTATTGCACTCTTTTAAGTACCCAGAAAACTGGAAACGGCTGTCCCAAAAACTTATTTCCAGGGTTCAAGGATAG
- a CDS encoding glycosyltransferase, with amino-acid sequence MGLSIIIPAHNEELFLAATLSRIFDVFKNTINLEVIVVNNASSDKTESIASSFGSVKLINLKDKSTISKARNIGFNSSSHEVIAFIDADVLITDEWSEAFFNNINDLQSNPYQITGCRYSLSEKPGWLERSWFGKMKSKNTSYINSGNLITTKFVINKINGFNENLATGEDVDFCRRATQSGISININRCFKAHHEGYPKTIIQFLKRERWHGSGDLASFGMFIKSKVAVFSCILTILLLTSFILLLVGQYYYGLVAISLFVTLNLYAVHKRFSISSISDYFSLFYLHCIYCFARCTSFSVKRHR; translated from the coding sequence ATGGGACTATCTATCATAATACCAGCGCACAATGAAGAACTATTTCTAGCGGCAACATTAAGCCGAATTTTCGATGTTTTCAAAAACACGATAAATCTTGAAGTTATTGTGGTTAACAATGCCAGTTCGGATAAAACAGAGTCCATAGCCTCTTCTTTCGGCTCTGTAAAACTAATTAACCTGAAAGATAAATCCACAATATCAAAAGCGAGAAATATAGGTTTTAACTCATCAAGTCATGAAGTAATCGCATTCATTGATGCTGACGTTCTAATAACAGATGAATGGTCTGAAGCGTTTTTTAATAATATTAATGACCTCCAGTCGAATCCCTACCAGATTACCGGATGCCGATATTCTTTATCAGAAAAGCCTGGCTGGTTAGAGAGGTCGTGGTTCGGAAAAATGAAATCGAAGAACACAAGTTACATAAACTCTGGAAACCTAATAACAACCAAATTTGTTATTAATAAAATTAATGGGTTCAACGAAAATCTAGCCACAGGCGAGGACGTGGATTTTTGCAGAAGAGCAACTCAGTCAGGAATATCGATTAACATTAACCGATGCTTTAAGGCTCACCATGAAGGCTACCCAAAAACAATTATTCAATTTTTAAAAAGAGAGCGTTGGCACGGATCTGGTGACCTAGCATCATTTGGTATGTTTATCAAATCTAAAGTTGCCGTATTTTCCTGTATTCTTACCATATTACTCTTAACAAGCTTTATACTTCTTTTGGTCGGTCAATATTACTATGGACTAGTAGCTATTTCTTTATTTGTCACACTGAACCTTTACGCAGTTCACAAGCGATTCAGCATTAGCTCTATAAGTGATTATTTTTCATTATTTTATCTTCACTGCATCTACTGCTTCGCAAGGTGTACTTCTTTTTCTGTTAAAAGACACAGATAA
- a CDS encoding O-antigen ligase family protein, with amino-acid sequence MQLIQDTKNVLRSMKGQDFGFYAAALYLLLEYVRPHVIYPFIDILPWTQLTILLGLFYVIVKGQLKFQMMHFVLLCFVGAAYISSFLSYDPTASFNRIDYIVSWFVVVIFFTGAVRNLEQYKLLTILLFLFLFKMSLFGAKTWVMRGFSFTSWGISGPRGFFQNSGELSLLMVIFAAMSFSYIAANKSISKYYYIVPITAVMTVLAASSRGSQLAMAVVAVLLAIMIGKLRFRNMVLFGIVCWAGFTLLPEEQKERFSTMGDDATSESRLIYWEKGLEMMHDHKLFGVGYYAFPSYFEDKYVHSVNFENFRYRREVAHNSYIQVGSEMGYIGLSIYLLLIFIFFRLTSKTRKLIDNGSTISRHKWVHGYCTGLNIAFIGYIIGSTFMSVAFYPYLYLFLMLAQSLYNSVNHEKEVHKHQFTNSSVTG; translated from the coding sequence TGAAGGGTCAGGACTTCGGCTTTTATGCCGCAGCCCTTTACCTTTTATTAGAATACGTTAGACCGCACGTTATCTACCCCTTTATCGACATACTCCCATGGACACAACTGACCATTCTTCTCGGACTATTCTATGTAATTGTGAAAGGTCAGTTGAAGTTCCAGATGATGCATTTCGTACTGCTGTGCTTTGTCGGAGCCGCCTATATTTCCAGCTTTCTTTCTTATGATCCGACCGCCTCTTTTAATCGAATTGACTACATCGTATCCTGGTTTGTTGTTGTAATTTTCTTTACAGGGGCCGTCAGGAATCTTGAGCAGTATAAGTTATTGACCATCCTTCTTTTTCTTTTTTTATTTAAAATGTCTCTTTTTGGCGCAAAAACATGGGTAATGAGAGGCTTCAGCTTTACCTCGTGGGGAATTTCGGGGCCAAGGGGATTTTTTCAAAACTCTGGAGAATTGTCATTACTGATGGTCATTTTTGCTGCCATGAGTTTCTCTTACATCGCTGCGAACAAGTCAATAAGTAAGTATTATTATATCGTCCCCATCACCGCCGTGATGACCGTATTGGCCGCCAGCTCTCGGGGAAGCCAGTTAGCTATGGCCGTCGTGGCAGTTTTATTAGCGATCATGATTGGTAAGCTAAGATTCAGAAACATGGTGCTCTTCGGAATTGTTTGCTGGGCGGGGTTCACTTTACTCCCAGAAGAACAGAAGGAACGATTCTCCACTATGGGGGATGACGCAACATCTGAATCCAGACTTATTTACTGGGAAAAAGGTTTGGAAATGATGCATGACCACAAATTATTTGGTGTTGGCTATTATGCATTTCCTTCCTACTTCGAAGACAAATACGTACACTCTGTAAACTTTGAAAACTTTAGATATCGTCGCGAAGTCGCTCACAACAGCTACATACAAGTAGGCAGCGAGATGGGTTATATAGGGCTCTCGATCTACTTACTATTGATCTTTATATTTTTTCGATTAACATCAAAAACCAGAAAACTGATAGATAATGGATCCACCATTTCACGTCACAAATGGGTACATGGGTACTGCACGGGTCTTAATATCGCTTTTATAGGATACATTATAGGATCAACTTTTATGTCGGTAGCTTTTTATCCGTACCTTTATCTATTTTTGATGCTTGCTCAATCTTTGTATAACTCTGTTAATCATGAAAAAGAAGTGCATAAGCACCAATTTACCAATTCAAGCGTGACCGGATAA